One Halorientalis litorea DNA segment encodes these proteins:
- a CDS encoding DUF84 family protein, whose translation MRVAVGTENPVKVSATERALAGRIEGQVEAVDVDPSVPEQPRGHAQTIAGAQNRAEAALAFGSGVDFGVGIEGGVAELRRASAGDRGWADDVAVIAGSSDLYLVMWAAVADGTRTTRGAGPSIRLPETVATRVRDGDELSPVLADVLGAEDVATTQGAIGLLTDGIVDREDALVQAVAAALGPFVTDHYE comes from the coding sequence ATGCGCGTCGCAGTCGGTACGGAGAACCCGGTGAAGGTGTCGGCGACGGAGCGGGCACTCGCGGGACGAATCGAGGGACAGGTCGAAGCGGTCGATGTCGACCCCAGTGTCCCCGAACAGCCACGCGGGCACGCCCAGACAATCGCCGGCGCGCAGAACCGCGCGGAAGCAGCACTGGCGTTCGGGTCGGGCGTCGACTTCGGCGTCGGCATCGAGGGCGGCGTCGCGGAACTCCGCCGTGCCTCGGCGGGCGACAGGGGATGGGCCGACGACGTGGCCGTCATCGCCGGGTCTTCGGACCTGTACCTCGTGATGTGGGCCGCCGTCGCCGACGGTACCCGCACGACTCGCGGTGCCGGGCCGAGCATCCGCCTCCCCGAAACCGTCGCCACCCGCGTCCGCGATGGCGACGAACTCAGTCCCGTCCTCGCCGACGTACTCGGTGCCGAGGACGTGGCGACGACACAGGGAGCCATCGGCCTCCTCACCGACGGCATCGTGGACCGCGAAGACGCCTTGGTGCAGGCCGTCGCCGCGGCTCTCGGCCCGTTCGTCACCGACCACTACGAATAA